ACATTAATGTAACAATTTATTTGCTTTTCAGTTATCTACAAAACAAGCCTTCTTCATTTGCAGCCCAGGCAAATGACCATCTACCTTCCTGAAGTGCGGAAGATTTCCATAGACTATATCAATATGCCCGTTTTCAGTCCTAATGTCTTCAGTGAGGATGAAGATGACCTACCCGTCACAGGCCCCACTGGTGGGGCGGATGATAACCCTCCTTGTACTGTGAACATTCCTATTGCCCCCATTCATAGTCCTGCCCAGGCCATGTCCCCCGCTCAAAGCATTGGTCTTGTCCAGTCACTTCTTGCTAATCAAAACGTCCAGTTAGATGTTCTCACCAATCCAACTGTTAGCCCAGTGGGGGCTGCTGCTGGTGGGTCAGACCAAAGCCAGGACAATATGCTCACAGCCCAGTACACAGTTCCTAACCGGTACTCAAACCCAGGGCAGGTGATTTTTGGTGGACTGGACATGAGCCGGCTCATGATGGGACCCCCTCTGTccaacagcacacagcagtcacAGCccagtcaccaccagcagcagctcCTGCAGCaccagcagctgcagcagatGCTCCAACAGCAACAGTTCCAACATCTGCAGCTTCAGCATATGCACCAGATCCAGCACCAGGCCCTGCCACAACAGCACCCACCACAGCACCCACCAACACACCAGGCCCTGCCATCGCAGCACCATCAGCTCCAGCAGTTCCAACAGCCTCTTCAAATTCAGATCCCTGTCCCATCACCCCTGCCTGGACAACTCCCTGGATCAGCCGCCTCCCTGCTTCATCCAGGGGCTTTGCATATCCAAATCCCTCATTCTGCAGCAGATCTAGCTGATCGTTCTGTAGGAAGTGAACATGAACATTTGTTGAAAATAAAGACTACTCGCTCTGGTTCACAGTTGGCAGAGGCTGACACAGTGGTGTTTAGTGCTCCTCTTGAGCTAAGTAAAATGAACCCTCCACCACCCTATCCCGGGACCGCAGCTGTGGCCTCGACTGCTACCTCCAACACTGGACCTGGTCCCAGTGGGACCCCTCCCCCCGGGGATCTGTGTCTCAAAAAGGGAGAGTTCCAACTATATCCTCCAAGCCAGCCTCCTTCTCAGTACCCCACACCCCTTGGCTATGAGAGAATCACAACATTTGACAGTAGTGGGAATGTGGAGGAGGTCTGTCGTCCACGGACCCGTCTTGTGTGTAACCAGAATGTGTATGCATTGCAGGGCCCCGGCAGCTCAGCCACACTCAGGGTcacctcttcatcctcttcttcatctacAGCAGAGAGCAAGAAGCTACAGATGCCATACGCATCTGCCACCCTCAACAGACTCACAGCACCTCGCTATTCTATACCTAGTGGAGACCCTCCACCTTACCCTGACTCCTCCAATCAGAGCAATGTGGCTGGCCGAACCACTGGATTAAGGCTTGACAGCAATGTAATTCACGCCACTCTGAGGCGAAACAGCAGAGAGGCTACACTTAAGGTTTCCCAGATGCTGGAACCACCAAGACCACTGCCGCCTAAGACAAAAAACAGTAATGCACTAGCAGCTTCTATTCAGCAGAGGGTGCCAACAGCCTTGTACACCTGCAGTCAGTGTAGCAGTGGCTCCAGTGTTGCAGGTTCTGCCTTGGGTAGTGCCAATGGTATAGCTGGAGGAACTATTATCAGACAGGACTTTCCTCCTGGGACTGGGGCTCCACATAGCACAGTGATAGTTCACTCGAACAGTGCTACTCCTCTGTCATCCCAATCCTCGTACAGCCTACTGAGTTCTCTCGAAGGCTCTGtgtctgctgcaggaggagcacGGACCGACAGTAGAGATAGGGCAGACTACGTGAACTCAGCTTTTTCTGAGGACGAGACATTGAACCAGTCCCTGAGGCATTTGACTTTAGGAGGAAATGAGGCCCCAGGCTTGGTTGTCAAACGCCCTCCTCCATATCAGTGGGATCCCACTGGTACAGAGGAGGTGTGGGTTCCTCAGGAACGAACAGTGACTCTAAACACTCCTGGCCCCTCAGGCTCACACAAACCACCACCACTTATCCTCAGCCCAGGTCAGCATTTAGATGTTTCTCGAATGCCTTTTGTTCTTTCTCCAAAGTCCCCCACTAGCCCCAACGCTGCTTCATTTCaagctgctgcagctgctgcagGTTACCAGATCTCCCTGCAGTACCCTGCTACTGCTTACTCGGGCACCCCGCTCCAAACCATGCCAGCATCCCCtcggccctgctcctctccaaaGGAAATGGTAGTTCCATTACCCTTCTCTCAACAGGATGCCACACTTGTCCTGCCTCCAGGTTACTCTGCAAACCTGGCCAACCTGGCCTGCTGTCCTCTCCCTCCCATGTATCCAGGAGGAGGTGCCATCATTCCCCCTATTGCACTTCACACTCCATGGGGAACTTACAACCCATGCCCTCCTATTCCCAGTCCCGCAGTGCCACTTCCTCCCAAAGCCTCCCACCTAACAGCAGAGAAAACGGCcatttcacctcctcctcctcccccacccccacctccgcctccacccccacccccacctaCAGAGTTGCCAGAGCCTATGGCAGATTCTGGGGAGGGCTTTCAGGAGGTTTTGTCTTTAACAGAGAGCCCTGTGCCACAGCGCTCTGAGAAAATTAGTAAAAAGAGCCGCAAAAGAGCAGAGGGCAGAGTAGAGGAGGGCAACATGCCTCTGGCTGAAGGCAATAAATccaagaaagaaggaagagctTTGGGTGATTTCAACTCCCTCATTTCGAGCCCAAGACTTGGAGGAAGAGACAAAAAGAAATTGAAAGGCCCAAAGGAACagctaaaagctaaaaaacTGAGTAAAGCCACAGCCAATAGTGAGTTTCAGGACAGTTCTGAGAGCGAGCCAGAGCTGTTCATCAGTGGGGATGAGTTGCTCAATCAGTGCCAAAGTGGTAAGAAAGGctggaaaagtaaaagaaacctgcgggCTGCAACAGAACTAGATGAGATCAAGTGTCGAAA
This sequence is a window from Periophthalmus magnuspinnatus isolate fPerMag1 chromosome 24, fPerMag1.2.pri, whole genome shotgun sequence. Protein-coding genes within it:
- the tulp4a gene encoding tubby-related protein 4a isoform X1, whose protein sequence is MFAAVEHGPVLCSDSNILCLSWKGRVPKSEKEKPVCRKRYYEEGWLATGNGRGVVGVTFTSSHCRRDRPTPQRVNFNLRGHNSEVVLVRWNEPFQKLATCDTDGGIFVWIQYEGRWSVELVNDRGAQVSDFTWSHDGTQALISYRDGFVLVGSVSGQRHWSSEINLESQITCGIWTPDDQQVLFGTADGQVIVMDCHGRMLAHILLHESDGIVSMSWNYPSFLVGDSSESDTDSDDYSPPQVHSQKPLLTVSFSSGDISLMNNYDDLSPTLIHTGLKDVVVQWCSQGDLLAVAGMERTLMSPDSCPAAIKNAVVKFYNVRGEHIYTLETPAQRPITTLCWGHKDSRLFLACGPALYVVRVEHRVASLQLLCQQGIASAVKEEKDVAKLTMPSRLCSYVTTAFVPTIKPPIPDPNNMRDFVSYPTSGNERLHCTMKRTEDNPEVGGPCYTLYLEYLGGLVPILKGRRISKLRPEFVIMDPKTDGKTDEIYGNSLISAMIDSCNCSDSSDIELSDDWVGKKSPKISRGSKSPKLPRDLVCPFTNRINIDPRKSPKLSRTTQEISRSPRLPIRKPSIGSPSLTRREFPLDDIVQQNYLAQVTSNIWGTKFKIVGLAAFLPTNLGAVIYKTSLLHLQPRQMTIYLPEVRKISIDYINMPVFSPNVFSEDEDDLPVTGPTGGADDNPPCTVNIPIAPIHSPAQAMSPAQSIGLVQSLLANQNVQLDVLTNPTVSPVGAAAGGSDQSQDNMLTAQYTVPNRYSNPGQVIFGGLDMSRLMMGPPLSNSTQQSQPSHHQQQLLQHQQLQQMLQQQQFQHLQLQHMHQIQHQALPQQHPPQHPPTHQALPSQHHQLQQFQQPLQIQIPVPSPLPGQLPGSAASLLHPGALHIQIPHSAADLADRSVGSEHEHLLKIKTTRSGSQLAEADTVVFSAPLELSKMNPPPPYPGTAAVASTATSNTGPGPSGTPPPGDLCLKKGEFQLYPPSQPPSQYPTPLGYERITTFDSSGNVEEVCRPRTRLVCNQNVYALQGPGSSATLRVTSSSSSSSTAESKKLQMPYASATLNRLTAPRYSIPSGDPPPYPDSSNQSNVAGRTTGLRLDSNVIHATLRRNSREATLKVSQMLEPPRPLPPKTKNSNALAASIQQRVPTALYTCSQCSSGSSVAGSALGSANGIAGGTIIRQDFPPGTGAPHSTVIVHSNSATPLSSQSSYSLLSSLEGSVSAAGGARTDSRDRADYVNSAFSEDETLNQSLRHLTLGGNEAPGLVVKRPPPYQWDPTGTEEVWVPQERTVTLNTPGPSGSHKPPPLILSPGQHLDVSRMPFVLSPKSPTSPNAASFQAAAAAAGYQISLQYPATAYSGTPLQTMPASPRPCSSPKEMVVPLPFSQQDATLVLPPGYSANLANLACCPLPPMYPGGGAIIPPIALHTPWGTYNPCPPIPSPAVPLPPKASHLTAEKTAISPPPPPPPPPPPPPPPPPTELPEPMADSGEGFQEVLSLTESPVPQRSEKISKKSRKRAEGRVEEGNMPLAEGNKSKKEGRALGDFNSLISSPRLGGRDKKKLKGPKEQLKAKKLSKATANSEFQDSSESEPELFISGDELLNQCQSGKKGWKSKRNLRAATELDEIKCRKANEKEDRGFGSQGFVYVMANKQPLWNEATQVYQLDFGGRVTQESAKNFQIELEGRQVMQFGRIDGNAYILDFQYPFSAVQAFAVALANVTQRLK
- the tulp4a gene encoding tubby-related protein 4a isoform X2 yields the protein MFAAVEHGPVLCSDSNILCLSWKGRVPKSEKEKPVCRKRYYEEGWLATGNGRGVVGVTFTSSHCRRDRPTPQRVNFNLRGHNSEVVLVRWNEPFQKLATCDTDGGIFVWIQYEGRWSVELVNDRGAQVSDFTWSHDGTQALISYRDGFVLVGSVSGQRHWSSEINLESQITCGIWTPDDQQVLFGTADGQVIVMDCHGRMLAHILLHESDGIVSMSWNYPSFLVGDSSESDTDSDDYSPPQVHSQKPLLTVSFSSGDISLMNNYDDLSPTLIHTGLKDVVVQWCSQGDLLAVAGMERTLMSPDSCPAAIKNAVVKFYNVRGEHIYTLETPAQRPITTLCWGHKDSRLFLACGPALYVVRVEHRVASLQLLCQQGIASAVKEEKDVAKLTMPSRLCSYVTTAFVPTIKPPIPDPNNMRDFVSYPTSGNERLHCTMKRTEDNPEVGGPCYTLYLEYLGGLVPILKGRRISKLRPEFVIMDPKTDGKTDEIYGNSLISAMIDSCNCSDSSDIELSDDWVGKKSPKISRGSKSPKLPRINIDPRKSPKLSRTTQEISRSPRLPIRKPSIGSPSLTRREFPLDDIVQQNYLAQVTSNIWGTKFKIVGLAAFLPTNLGAVIYKTSLLHLQPRQMTIYLPEVRKISIDYINMPVFSPNVFSEDEDDLPVTGPTGGADDNPPCTVNIPIAPIHSPAQAMSPAQSIGLVQSLLANQNVQLDVLTNPTVSPVGAAAGGSDQSQDNMLTAQYTVPNRYSNPGQVIFGGLDMSRLMMGPPLSNSTQQSQPSHHQQQLLQHQQLQQMLQQQQFQHLQLQHMHQIQHQALPQQHPPQHPPTHQALPSQHHQLQQFQQPLQIQIPVPSPLPGQLPGSAASLLHPGALHIQIPHSAADLADRSVGSEHEHLLKIKTTRSGSQLAEADTVVFSAPLELSKMNPPPPYPGTAAVASTATSNTGPGPSGTPPPGDLCLKKGEFQLYPPSQPPSQYPTPLGYERITTFDSSGNVEEVCRPRTRLVCNQNVYALQGPGSSATLRVTSSSSSSSTAESKKLQMPYASATLNRLTAPRYSIPSGDPPPYPDSSNQSNVAGRTTGLRLDSNVIHATLRRNSREATLKVSQMLEPPRPLPPKTKNSNALAASIQQRVPTALYTCSQCSSGSSVAGSALGSANGIAGGTIIRQDFPPGTGAPHSTVIVHSNSATPLSSQSSYSLLSSLEGSVSAAGGARTDSRDRADYVNSAFSEDETLNQSLRHLTLGGNEAPGLVVKRPPPYQWDPTGTEEVWVPQERTVTLNTPGPSGSHKPPPLILSPGQHLDVSRMPFVLSPKSPTSPNAASFQAAAAAAGYQISLQYPATAYSGTPLQTMPASPRPCSSPKEMVVPLPFSQQDATLVLPPGYSANLANLACCPLPPMYPGGGAIIPPIALHTPWGTYNPCPPIPSPAVPLPPKASHLTAEKTAISPPPPPPPPPPPPPPPPPTELPEPMADSGEGFQEVLSLTESPVPQRSEKISKKSRKRAEGRVEEGNMPLAEGNKSKKEGRALGDFNSLISSPRLGGRDKKKLKGPKEQLKAKKLSKATANSEFQDSSESEPELFISGDELLNQCQSGKKGWKSKRNLRAATELDEIKCRKANEKEDRGFGSQGFVYVMANKQPLWNEATQVYQLDFGGRVTQESAKNFQIELEGRQVMQFGRIDGNAYILDFQYPFSAVQAFAVALANVTQRLK